From Pseudomonas cannabina, one genomic window encodes:
- a CDS encoding TrbM/KikA/MpfK family conjugal transfer protein, which yields MNTFSKTADRQGHVAGNAVPGRGKTRVCALFAVCLLGSGSAFAGDPCKSVLCLYGRFTGNSGGSECRSAEQDYFSILVKKHGNIRWSQTATARQDYLNSCPGADRGYTQKINDKFGKVQG from the coding sequence ATGAATACCTTCAGCAAAACGGCTGACCGCCAGGGTCATGTCGCTGGCAACGCCGTGCCTGGTCGCGGCAAAACGCGGGTCTGCGCACTGTTTGCGGTGTGCCTGTTGGGCAGTGGCTCAGCCTTCGCCGGTGACCCGTGCAAGTCCGTGCTGTGCCTCTACGGCAGGTTCACCGGCAACAGCGGTGGCAGCGAATGCCGCAGCGCCGAACAGGACTACTTCAGCATTCTGGTCAAGAAGCACGGGAACATCAGATGGAGCCAGACCGCCACGGCGCGCCAGGACTACCTCAACAGCTGCCCCGGTGCTGATCGCGGATACACCCAAAAAATCAACGACAAGTTCGGCAAGGTCCAGGGCTAA
- a CDS encoding type IA DNA topoisomerase: protein MRVFIAEKPDLGKVIAEALGTVIRKDGYFECGSNNIVTWCIGHLLELAPPEVHNPAYKNWVQADLPLRLRPAKYQPIARTRDQLKVVQQLIGRASEIVHAGDPDDEGQLLVDEVLVHFGNTAPVKRILINDMNANAARKALDGLRDNSEFYGLYQKALARSIGDQIYGFNMTRACTLAGRAKGVKSVLSVGRVQTPILGLIVNRYLANKSHASAFYYTVAASLAFGSSRAQARLVVAADAPLDDKNRIIDVAYAIQVADACRMKPADVTDARVEEKQTPAPLPFALLDLQVYMSKTHSIDAEKTLALTQALREKYKATTYNRSDCSYLSDEQFAEAPQTLSLLSEALPDLAGMFTEVNSERKSRAFDDSKVSAHTAIIPTAVKIDITQLSADERVVYLAIVKRYVALFLPEKRYLSAEVSFGVNGHTFVARSTKVTQPGWTAQVTEENEQDEDGSDAAEVASPFDALADLKVGDAGVCDGITVAKEKTKPLPLYTEAELLKDLRRVAKYVKDPRIKQLLIDRDQGKKGENGGIGTPATRGAVLAKLQERGFYAVEKKKLIPTQLGLEFIAALPAIATTPDMTALWHEQQQMIEAGELTVEAFLDELEDFIAHQVHNVDLGNVQGDGKPVLDSLNAQCPMCGSDLAVTPRVIGCRACDFKFYPEVSGKMLSPGQIEALLTNGKTGVLKGFHSKKTGKSFEAALKLNNEAKLEFVFSRKPKRA from the coding sequence ATGCGAGTATTTATTGCGGAAAAGCCTGACCTGGGCAAGGTTATTGCCGAGGCTTTGGGCACCGTCATACGCAAGGACGGCTATTTCGAATGTGGCAGCAACAATATCGTCACCTGGTGCATCGGCCACCTACTCGAACTGGCCCCACCCGAAGTTCACAACCCTGCCTATAAAAACTGGGTTCAGGCCGATTTGCCCCTGAGGTTGCGCCCGGCCAAGTACCAACCCATTGCCCGTACTCGCGACCAGCTCAAAGTGGTCCAGCAGCTGATCGGTCGCGCCTCGGAAATCGTCCACGCCGGTGACCCGGACGACGAAGGCCAGTTGCTGGTCGACGAGGTCCTGGTGCATTTCGGCAACACCGCGCCGGTCAAACGCATCCTGATCAACGACATGAACGCCAATGCCGCTCGTAAGGCACTGGACGGCCTGCGCGACAACAGCGAGTTTTACGGCCTGTACCAAAAGGCCCTGGCTCGAAGTATCGGCGACCAGATCTACGGGTTCAACATGACCCGCGCCTGCACCCTGGCCGGTAGGGCCAAGGGCGTTAAAAGCGTGTTGTCAGTAGGCCGCGTACAAACCCCGATCTTGGGACTGATCGTGAACCGCTACCTGGCCAACAAGAGTCATGCCAGCGCGTTTTACTACACGGTTGCGGCAAGCCTGGCCTTTGGTAGCAGTCGTGCGCAGGCCCGCCTCGTCGTTGCCGCTGATGCCCCGCTCGATGACAAGAACCGGATCATCGACGTGGCATACGCTATTCAGGTGGCTGACGCGTGCCGAATGAAGCCCGCAGACGTGACCGATGCCCGAGTGGAGGAAAAGCAAACCCCAGCACCCCTGCCGTTCGCGTTGCTCGACCTGCAGGTGTACATGAGCAAGACCCACAGCATCGATGCCGAGAAAACCCTGGCCCTGACCCAGGCGCTGCGCGAAAAGTACAAGGCCACCACCTACAACCGTTCTGATTGCAGTTACCTGTCCGACGAACAATTTGCCGAGGCTCCGCAGACCTTAAGCCTGCTGAGCGAAGCTCTGCCGGACCTCGCCGGGATGTTCACCGAGGTGAATTCGGAACGCAAAAGCCGGGCTTTCGACGACAGCAAGGTGTCTGCCCACACCGCGATCATCCCAACGGCGGTGAAGATCGACATCACCCAGCTGAGCGCCGATGAACGCGTTGTGTACCTGGCCATCGTCAAACGCTACGTCGCGCTGTTCTTGCCCGAAAAACGCTACCTCAGTGCCGAAGTGAGTTTTGGCGTGAACGGCCACACCTTCGTAGCGCGCTCCACCAAAGTGACGCAGCCAGGCTGGACGGCGCAGGTCACTGAAGAAAACGAGCAAGACGAAGACGGGTCGGACGCCGCCGAGGTCGCGAGCCCCTTCGATGCGCTGGCGGATCTGAAGGTCGGTGACGCCGGGGTATGCGACGGCATCACGGTGGCCAAGGAAAAAACCAAGCCCCTGCCGCTCTACACCGAAGCCGAGCTGCTAAAGGACCTACGGCGGGTCGCCAAGTATGTGAAAGACCCGCGCATCAAGCAGCTGCTGATCGACCGCGACCAGGGCAAGAAAGGCGAGAACGGCGGCATCGGCACCCCGGCGACCCGTGGCGCGGTGCTGGCCAAGTTGCAGGAGCGTGGTTTCTATGCGGTAGAAAAGAAAAAACTGATCCCCACCCAGTTGGGGCTGGAGTTCATCGCCGCGTTGCCAGCGATTGCGACCACGCCGGACATGACCGCGCTCTGGCATGAACAGCAACAGATGATTGAGGCCGGTGAACTGACCGTGGAGGCGTTCCTAGACGAACTTGAGGACTTCATTGCCCACCAGGTGCACAACGTCGATCTGGGCAATGTACAGGGTGACGGTAAGCCGGTACTGGACAGCCTGAACGCTCAGTGCCCCATGTGCGGCAGTGACCTGGCCGTCACCCCACGAGTGATTGGGTGTCGCGCCTGCGACTTCAAGTTTTACCCGGAAGTCAGCGGGAAGATGCTGTCCCCCGGCCAGATCGAGGCGCTGCTGACGAATGGCAAGACCGGCGTACTGAAGGGGTTTCACAGCAAGAAAACCGGCAAGTCCTTTGAAGCAGCCCTGAAGCTCAACAACGAAGCGAAGCTGGAGTTCGTGTTCAGCCGCAAACCAAAGCGCGCATGA
- a CDS encoding single-stranded DNA-binding protein: protein MARGINKAILVGTCGQDPDCRYLPNGTAVTNLSLATSEQWTDKQSGQKVEKTEWHRVSLFGKVAEIAGEYLRKGSQVYIEGKLQTREWEKDGVKRYTTEIVVDMQGTMQLIGGRPQGDAQQGQGGGNYNQSAPRPQQSRPQQSAPQQSAPQQNHNQPQQPDSRPAPQQQAPQPAADFDSFDDDIPFMDPYRFSWMLV from the coding sequence ATCGCGCGTGGAATCAATAAAGCAATCCTGGTAGGCACCTGCGGACAAGACCCTGACTGTCGTTACCTGCCCAACGGAACGGCGGTAACCAACCTGAGCCTGGCCACCAGCGAGCAGTGGACTGACAAGCAGAGCGGGCAGAAGGTCGAAAAGACCGAATGGCACCGCGTGTCGCTGTTTGGCAAGGTGGCCGAAATTGCCGGCGAATATCTGCGCAAGGGTTCGCAGGTCTACATCGAGGGCAAGCTGCAAACCCGCGAATGGGAAAAGGACGGGGTCAAGCGCTACACCACGGAAATCGTCGTGGACATGCAGGGCACCATGCAACTGATTGGTGGCCGTCCACAGGGCGACGCTCAACAGGGCCAGGGTGGCGGCAACTACAACCAGTCTGCCCCTCGTCCGCAGCAGTCGCGGCCACAACAGTCAGCGCCGCAGCAATCCGCACCTCAGCAAAACCACAACCAGCCGCAGCAACCCGACTCGCGCCCTGCGCCGCAACAGCAAGCACCGCAGCCCGCTGCGGATTTCGACAGTTTTGATGACGATATCCCGTTCATGGACCCCTACCGGTTCAGCTGGATGCTGGTCTGA
- the stbB gene encoding StbB family protein, whose amino-acid sequence MKVVIINYTGTVGKTTIAANLLSPRMDGAPIYAIESINETAENLGLDVEKLRGNKFRELFKRLMLEDNAIIDVGASNVEDFMSNLEGFEEAHEEIDYYIVPVTSGTKEQKETVSMIGSLASMGVPSDKIRVVFNRVKRDVQAEFPIITAYHERASAFRINYQCAIFESELFDALSINRLSMKSLMEDETDYKTLLKDKNASVQDRNRWSDMYGLKLLCKGVNRKLDSVFAELFDIEVIK is encoded by the coding sequence ATGAAAGTCGTCATCATCAATTACACCGGCACTGTCGGCAAAACCACCATTGCCGCCAACCTGCTATCGCCACGCATGGACGGTGCCCCGATCTACGCTATCGAGTCGATCAACGAGACCGCAGAAAATCTAGGCCTGGACGTGGAAAAGCTGCGCGGTAACAAGTTTCGTGAGCTGTTCAAACGACTCATGCTTGAAGACAACGCCATCATCGACGTAGGTGCTTCCAATGTTGAGGACTTCATGTCCAATCTCGAAGGGTTTGAGGAAGCCCATGAAGAAATCGATTATTACATTGTGCCAGTAACCTCCGGCACCAAGGAGCAAAAGGAAACAGTCAGCATGATTGGCAGTCTGGCTTCGATGGGTGTTCCCTCCGATAAAATTCGCGTGGTATTCAATCGCGTCAAACGTGACGTGCAAGCAGAGTTTCCTATTATTACTGCATACCACGAACGTGCCAGCGCATTCAGGATTAATTACCAGTGTGCAATATTTGAGTCTGAATTGTTTGACGCCTTGTCGATCAATCGTCTTTCAATGAAAAGCTTGATGGAAGATGAAACGGATTATAAAACGCTTCTCAAAGACAAAAACGCCAGTGTGCAAGATCGTAATCGCTGGTCTGATATGTATGGCTTGAAACTGCTGTGCAAAGGCGTTAACCGCAAGCTTGATAGTGTTTTCGCAGAACTTTTTGATATTGAGGTGATTAAATGA
- a CDS encoding plasmid mobilization protein, with translation MAKKVTKSCPVSCRFTDEQFARFAEPIAQSGLKPARFFHDLVMSRSPTFEQSAIDKKRMQQVFEKSGHALNRVAYSANSAPYNGTLYQKQYLHWLNKLNAIQQLLLTVLPETDPPKPARPVHNGNRGSPNVSGKKVHIIRFRLTQDEMAQFNDMIKRAGCSASAFFRELILNQKPVFREFTGFRKRIVFIVNKAGNNISQLAYIAKSASDRGLIADSVRDKWYESLVVIETILLAGIEYAD, from the coding sequence GTGGCCAAAAAAGTGACCAAATCATGCCCCGTGTCATGCCGTTTCACGGATGAACAGTTCGCCCGGTTTGCCGAGCCCATCGCGCAATCCGGCCTCAAGCCAGCCCGCTTCTTTCATGACCTGGTGATGAGCCGTTCGCCTACCTTCGAGCAGTCCGCAATCGACAAGAAGCGGATGCAGCAGGTATTCGAAAAGTCCGGACATGCTCTAAACCGAGTTGCCTACTCCGCAAACTCGGCACCTTACAACGGCACGCTTTATCAAAAGCAGTATCTCCACTGGCTTAATAAGCTGAACGCTATTCAACAACTATTGCTCACGGTATTGCCCGAGACTGACCCGCCAAAACCGGCGAGGCCAGTCCATAACGGCAACCGTGGCTCACCTAACGTATCTGGCAAAAAAGTTCATATCATCCGGTTTCGACTCACCCAAGACGAAATGGCCCAGTTTAATGACATGATCAAACGGGCGGGCTGTTCTGCATCAGCCTTTTTTAGAGAGCTGATTTTAAATCAAAAACCGGTGTTCAGAGAGTTTACCGGGTTTAGGAAAAGAATAGTATTCATCGTCAACAAAGCCGGTAACAACATTTCTCAGTTGGCTTATATCGCTAAATCAGCCAGTGATAGGGGCCTTATTGCCGACAGTGTGAGAGACAAATGGTATGAATCGCTTGTGGTCATCGAAACGATTTTATTAGCAGGTATAGAATATGCTGATTAG